The following proteins are encoded in a genomic region of Phycodurus eques isolate BA_2022a chromosome 11, UOR_Pequ_1.1, whole genome shotgun sequence:
- the ikzf1 gene encoding DNA-binding protein Ikaros isoform X7, which yields MLGWNEEVQWRGEGLRAQLHGAAVLRPSAHGAGDSWKNFILQTQGIAEYLHRMETEEAQEMAPMPGRDSPPANEGAEEAEEPMAVPEDLSAGSAHQQHDRGDKACNIKVEARSDEENGLSCDMNGVEEEECAEDLRVIDASGVKVNGSQPSPQAKVFSSAGGIRLSNGKLKCDICGIVCIGPNVLMVHKRSHTGERPFQCSQCGASFTQKGNLLRHIKLHSGEKPFKCHLCSYACRRRDALSGHLRTHSVGKPHKCAYCGRSYKQRSSLEEHKERCHNYLQCMGLQNSIYTVKEESSQNEQREDLSQTGSDRALVLDRLANNVAKRKSTMPQKFVGEKRLSDLSYDGAPGELIQPHVIDQAINSAISYLGAESLRPLVQPSPASSSDVGMGSIYPLHKPAPEAQTGTGHNLSAKDSAAANLLLLSKSKSASSEKDGSPSHSGQDSTDTESNSGDRAGGAAPGLIYLTNHITSGVRNGALPHVKEEQHRQYEAIRASMEMASEGFKVMTADGEQVRAYRCEHCRVLFLDHVMYTIHMGCHGFRDPFECNLCGHRSQDRYEFSSHITRGEHRY from the exons ATGTTGGGCTGGAACGAGGAAGTGCAGTGGAGAGGGGAGGGACTGAGGGCGCAGCTCCATGGGGCCGCGGTGCTGCGACCTTCTGCACATGGAGCCGGGGACAGTTGGAAGAACTTCATACTGCAAACTCAAGGAATAGCAG AGTACTTGCACCGCATGGAGACAGAGGAGGCCCAGGAAATGGCCCCAATGCCAG GCCGAGACAGCCCCCCTGCCAACGAAGGGGCCGAGGAGGCAGAGGAGCCCATGGCTGTCCCAGAGGACCTGTCGGCGGGCTCCGCCCACCAGCAGCACGACAGAGGGGACAAAG CCTGTAACATTAAAGTTGAGGCTCGCAGTGATGAGGAGAATGGGCTGTCCTGTGACATGAATggcgtggaggaggaggagtgcgCGGAAGACTTGCGCGTGATCGATGCCTCGGGGGTCAAGGTGAACGGCTCACAGCCGAGTCCCCAAGCCAAGGTCTTCTCCTCGGCTGGTGGCATCCGGCTGTCCAACGGGAAGCTCAAGTGCGATATCTGTGGGATAGTTTGTATTGGCCCCAATGTGTTGATGGTGCACAAGCGAAGCCACACTG GAGAACGTCCCTTCCAGTGCAGCCAGTGCGGTGCTTCTTTCACCCAGAAGGGCAACCTGCTGCGTCACATCAAGCTCCACTCTGGAGAGAAACCCTTCAAGTGTCACCTTTGCAGTTATGCCTGTCGCAGGAGGGACGCTCTCTCCGGACACCTGCGCACCCACTCTG tcGGAAAACCCCACAAGTGCGCTTACTGCGGGCGGAGTTACAAGCAGCGCAGCTCCCTGGAGGAGCACAAGGAGAGATGTCACAACTACCTCCAATGCATGGGGCTGCAGAACAGCATCTACACAG TAAAGGAAGAAAGCAGCCAGAATGAACAGAGGGAAGACTTAAGCCAGACGGGATCTGACAGAGCTTTGGTGCTAGACAGGCTAGCTAATAATGTAGCTAAGCGTAAGAGCACTATGCCACAGAAGTTTGTGG GTGAAAAGCGCCTGTCAGACCTCTCCTACGACGGAGCGCCAGGCGAGCTGATTCAGCCCCACGTCATCGACCAGGCCATCAACAGTGCCATCAGCTACCTGGGGGCAGAGTCGCTCCGGCCCCTGGTCCAGCCCTCCCCTGCCTCCTCTTCTGATGTGGGCATGGGCTCCATCTACCCGCTGCACAAACCGGCCCCGGAAGCACAAACAGGAACGGGCCACAACCTGTCAGCCAAGGACAGTGCGGCCGCGAACCTGCTTCTGCTCTCCAAGTCCAAGTCTGCCTCCAGCGAGAAGGACGGCTCTCCGAGCCACAGCGGCCAAGACTCCACTGACACGGAGAGCAACAGCGGTGATCGAGCAGGTGGGGCGGCCCCCGGCCTCATCTACCTGACCAATCACATCACCTCGGGGGTGCGGAATGGCGCGCTGCCCCACGTGAAGGAGGAACAGCACCGACAGTACGAGGCCATCCGAGCAAGCATGGAGATGGCCTCGGAGGGCTTCAAAGTGATGACGGCGGACGGTGAGCAGGTGAGGGCGTACAGGTGTGAACATTGTCGTGTTCTCTTCCTGGACCATGTCATGTACACCATACACATGGGCTGCCACGGCTTCAGAGACCCCTTTGAATGCAATCTCTGTGGCCATCGCAGTCAAGACCGATATGAGTTCTCTTCTCACATTACACGAGGGGAGCATCGCTACTGA
- the ikzf1 gene encoding DNA-binding protein Ikaros isoform X4 — protein sequence MLGWNEEVQWRGEGLRAQLHGAAVLRPSAHGAGDSWKNFILQTQGIAEYLHRMETEEAQEMAPMPGRDSPPANEGAEEAEEPMAVPEDLSAGSAHQQHDRGDKGERPFQCSQCGASFTQKGNLLRHIKLHSGEKPFKCHLCSYACRRRDALSGHLRTHSVGKPHKCAYCGRSYKQRSSLEEHKERCHNYLQCMGLQNSIYTVKEESSQNEQREDLSQTGSDRALVLDRLANNVAKRKSTMPQKFVGEKRLSDLSYDGAPGELIQPHVIDQAINSAISYLGAESLRPLVQPSPASSSDVGMGSIYPLHKPAPEAQTGTGHNLSAKDSAAANLLLLSKSKSASSEKDGSPSHSGQDSTDTESNSGDRAGGAAPGLIYLTNHITSGVRNGALPHVKEEQHRQYEAIRASMEMASEGFKVMTADGEQVRAYRCEHCRVLFLDHVMYTIHMGCHGFRDPFECNLCGHRSQDRYEFSSHITRGEHRY from the exons ATGTTGGGCTGGAACGAGGAAGTGCAGTGGAGAGGGGAGGGACTGAGGGCGCAGCTCCATGGGGCCGCGGTGCTGCGACCTTCTGCACATGGAGCCGGGGACAGTTGGAAGAACTTCATACTGCAAACTCAAGGAATAGCAG AGTACTTGCACCGCATGGAGACAGAGGAGGCCCAGGAAATGGCCCCAATGCCAG GCCGAGACAGCCCCCCTGCCAACGAAGGGGCCGAGGAGGCAGAGGAGCCCATGGCTGTCCCAGAGGACCTGTCGGCGGGCTCCGCCCACCAGCAGCACGACAGAGGGGACAAAG GAGAACGTCCCTTCCAGTGCAGCCAGTGCGGTGCTTCTTTCACCCAGAAGGGCAACCTGCTGCGTCACATCAAGCTCCACTCTGGAGAGAAACCCTTCAAGTGTCACCTTTGCAGTTATGCCTGTCGCAGGAGGGACGCTCTCTCCGGACACCTGCGCACCCACTCTG tcGGAAAACCCCACAAGTGCGCTTACTGCGGGCGGAGTTACAAGCAGCGCAGCTCCCTGGAGGAGCACAAGGAGAGATGTCACAACTACCTCCAATGCATGGGGCTGCAGAACAGCATCTACACAG TAAAGGAAGAAAGCAGCCAGAATGAACAGAGGGAAGACTTAAGCCAGACGGGATCTGACAGAGCTTTGGTGCTAGACAGGCTAGCTAATAATGTAGCTAAGCGTAAGAGCACTATGCCACAGAAGTTTGTGG GTGAAAAGCGCCTGTCAGACCTCTCCTACGACGGAGCGCCAGGCGAGCTGATTCAGCCCCACGTCATCGACCAGGCCATCAACAGTGCCATCAGCTACCTGGGGGCAGAGTCGCTCCGGCCCCTGGTCCAGCCCTCCCCTGCCTCCTCTTCTGATGTGGGCATGGGCTCCATCTACCCGCTGCACAAACCGGCCCCGGAAGCACAAACAGGAACGGGCCACAACCTGTCAGCCAAGGACAGTGCGGCCGCGAACCTGCTTCTGCTCTCCAAGTCCAAGTCTGCCTCCAGCGAGAAGGACGGCTCTCCGAGCCACAGCGGCCAAGACTCCACTGACACGGAGAGCAACAGCGGTGATCGAGCAGGTGGGGCGGCCCCCGGCCTCATCTACCTGACCAATCACATCACCTCGGGGGTGCGGAATGGCGCGCTGCCCCACGTGAAGGAGGAACAGCACCGACAGTACGAGGCCATCCGAGCAAGCATGGAGATGGCCTCGGAGGGCTTCAAAGTGATGACGGCGGACGGTGAGCAGGTGAGGGCGTACAGGTGTGAACATTGTCGTGTTCTCTTCCTGGACCATGTCATGTACACCATACACATGGGCTGCCACGGCTTCAGAGACCCCTTTGAATGCAATCTCTGTGGCCATCGCAGTCAAGACCGATATGAGTTCTCTTCTCACATTACACGAGGGGAGCATCGCTACTGA
- the ikzf1 gene encoding DNA-binding protein Ikaros isoform X1: MLGWNEEVQWRGEGLRAQLHGAAVLRPSAHGAGDSWKNFILQTQGIAEYLHRMETEEAQEMAPMPGRDSPPANEGAEEAEEPMAVPEDLSAGSAHQQHDRGDKACNIKVEARSDEENGLSCDMNGVEEEECAEDLRVIDASGVKVNGSQPSPQAKVFSSAGGIRLSNGKLKCDICGIVCIGPNVLMVHKRSHTGERPFQCSQCGASFTQKGNLLRHIKLHSGEKPFKCHLCSYACRRRDALSGHLRTHSVGKPHKCAYCGRSYKQRSSLEEHKERCHNYLQCMGLQNSIYTVVKEESSQNEQREDLSQTGSDRALVLDRLANNVAKRKSTMPQKFVGEKRLSDLSYDGAPGELIQPHVIDQAINSAISYLGAESLRPLVQPSPASSSDVGMGSIYPLHKPAPEAQTGTGHNLSAKDSAAANLLLLSKSKSASSEKDGSPSHSGQDSTDTESNSGDRAGGAAPGLIYLTNHITSGVRNGALPHVKEEQHRQYEAIRASMEMASEGFKVMTADGEQVRAYRCEHCRVLFLDHVMYTIHMGCHGFRDPFECNLCGHRSQDRYEFSSHITRGEHRY, translated from the exons ATGTTGGGCTGGAACGAGGAAGTGCAGTGGAGAGGGGAGGGACTGAGGGCGCAGCTCCATGGGGCCGCGGTGCTGCGACCTTCTGCACATGGAGCCGGGGACAGTTGGAAGAACTTCATACTGCAAACTCAAGGAATAGCAG AGTACTTGCACCGCATGGAGACAGAGGAGGCCCAGGAAATGGCCCCAATGCCAG GCCGAGACAGCCCCCCTGCCAACGAAGGGGCCGAGGAGGCAGAGGAGCCCATGGCTGTCCCAGAGGACCTGTCGGCGGGCTCCGCCCACCAGCAGCACGACAGAGGGGACAAAG CCTGTAACATTAAAGTTGAGGCTCGCAGTGATGAGGAGAATGGGCTGTCCTGTGACATGAATggcgtggaggaggaggagtgcgCGGAAGACTTGCGCGTGATCGATGCCTCGGGGGTCAAGGTGAACGGCTCACAGCCGAGTCCCCAAGCCAAGGTCTTCTCCTCGGCTGGTGGCATCCGGCTGTCCAACGGGAAGCTCAAGTGCGATATCTGTGGGATAGTTTGTATTGGCCCCAATGTGTTGATGGTGCACAAGCGAAGCCACACTG GAGAACGTCCCTTCCAGTGCAGCCAGTGCGGTGCTTCTTTCACCCAGAAGGGCAACCTGCTGCGTCACATCAAGCTCCACTCTGGAGAGAAACCCTTCAAGTGTCACCTTTGCAGTTATGCCTGTCGCAGGAGGGACGCTCTCTCCGGACACCTGCGCACCCACTCTG tcGGAAAACCCCACAAGTGCGCTTACTGCGGGCGGAGTTACAAGCAGCGCAGCTCCCTGGAGGAGCACAAGGAGAGATGTCACAACTACCTCCAATGCATGGGGCTGCAGAACAGCATCTACACAG TAGTAAAGGAAGAAAGCAGCCAGAATGAACAGAGGGAAGACTTAAGCCAGACGGGATCTGACAGAGCTTTGGTGCTAGACAGGCTAGCTAATAATGTAGCTAAGCGTAAGAGCACTATGCCACAGAAGTTTGTGG GTGAAAAGCGCCTGTCAGACCTCTCCTACGACGGAGCGCCAGGCGAGCTGATTCAGCCCCACGTCATCGACCAGGCCATCAACAGTGCCATCAGCTACCTGGGGGCAGAGTCGCTCCGGCCCCTGGTCCAGCCCTCCCCTGCCTCCTCTTCTGATGTGGGCATGGGCTCCATCTACCCGCTGCACAAACCGGCCCCGGAAGCACAAACAGGAACGGGCCACAACCTGTCAGCCAAGGACAGTGCGGCCGCGAACCTGCTTCTGCTCTCCAAGTCCAAGTCTGCCTCCAGCGAGAAGGACGGCTCTCCGAGCCACAGCGGCCAAGACTCCACTGACACGGAGAGCAACAGCGGTGATCGAGCAGGTGGGGCGGCCCCCGGCCTCATCTACCTGACCAATCACATCACCTCGGGGGTGCGGAATGGCGCGCTGCCCCACGTGAAGGAGGAACAGCACCGACAGTACGAGGCCATCCGAGCAAGCATGGAGATGGCCTCGGAGGGCTTCAAAGTGATGACGGCGGACGGTGAGCAGGTGAGGGCGTACAGGTGTGAACATTGTCGTGTTCTCTTCCTGGACCATGTCATGTACACCATACACATGGGCTGCCACGGCTTCAGAGACCCCTTTGAATGCAATCTCTGTGGCCATCGCAGTCAAGACCGATATGAGTTCTCTTCTCACATTACACGAGGGGAGCATCGCTACTGA
- the ikzf1 gene encoding DNA-binding protein Ikaros isoform X2, with the protein MLGWNEEVQWRGEGLRAQLHGAAVLRPSAHGAGDSWKNFILQTQGIAEYLHRMETEEAQEMAPMPGRDSPPANEGAEEAEEPMAVPEDLSAGSAHQQHDRGDKACNIKVEARSDEENGLSCDMNGVEEEECAEDLRVIDASGVKVNGSQPSPQAKVFSSAGGIRLSNGKLKCDICGIVCIGPNVLMVHKRSHTGERPFQCSQCGASFTQKGNLLRHIKLHSGEKPFKCHLCSYACRRRDALSGHLRTHSVGKPHKCAYCGRSYKQRSSLEEHKERCHNYLQCMGLQNSIYTGEKRLSDLSYDGAPGELIQPHVIDQAINSAISYLGAESLRPLVQPSPASSSDVGMGSIYPLHKPAPEAQTGTGHNLSAKDSAAANLLLLSKSKSASSEKDGSPSHSGQDSTDTESNSGDRAGGAAPGLIYLTNHITSGVRNGALPHVKEEQHRQYEAIRASMEMASEGFKVMTADGEQVRAYRCEHCRVLFLDHVMYTIHMGCHGFRDPFECNLCGHRSQDRYEFSSHITRGEHRY; encoded by the exons ATGTTGGGCTGGAACGAGGAAGTGCAGTGGAGAGGGGAGGGACTGAGGGCGCAGCTCCATGGGGCCGCGGTGCTGCGACCTTCTGCACATGGAGCCGGGGACAGTTGGAAGAACTTCATACTGCAAACTCAAGGAATAGCAG AGTACTTGCACCGCATGGAGACAGAGGAGGCCCAGGAAATGGCCCCAATGCCAG GCCGAGACAGCCCCCCTGCCAACGAAGGGGCCGAGGAGGCAGAGGAGCCCATGGCTGTCCCAGAGGACCTGTCGGCGGGCTCCGCCCACCAGCAGCACGACAGAGGGGACAAAG CCTGTAACATTAAAGTTGAGGCTCGCAGTGATGAGGAGAATGGGCTGTCCTGTGACATGAATggcgtggaggaggaggagtgcgCGGAAGACTTGCGCGTGATCGATGCCTCGGGGGTCAAGGTGAACGGCTCACAGCCGAGTCCCCAAGCCAAGGTCTTCTCCTCGGCTGGTGGCATCCGGCTGTCCAACGGGAAGCTCAAGTGCGATATCTGTGGGATAGTTTGTATTGGCCCCAATGTGTTGATGGTGCACAAGCGAAGCCACACTG GAGAACGTCCCTTCCAGTGCAGCCAGTGCGGTGCTTCTTTCACCCAGAAGGGCAACCTGCTGCGTCACATCAAGCTCCACTCTGGAGAGAAACCCTTCAAGTGTCACCTTTGCAGTTATGCCTGTCGCAGGAGGGACGCTCTCTCCGGACACCTGCGCACCCACTCTG tcGGAAAACCCCACAAGTGCGCTTACTGCGGGCGGAGTTACAAGCAGCGCAGCTCCCTGGAGGAGCACAAGGAGAGATGTCACAACTACCTCCAATGCATGGGGCTGCAGAACAGCATCTACACAG GTGAAAAGCGCCTGTCAGACCTCTCCTACGACGGAGCGCCAGGCGAGCTGATTCAGCCCCACGTCATCGACCAGGCCATCAACAGTGCCATCAGCTACCTGGGGGCAGAGTCGCTCCGGCCCCTGGTCCAGCCCTCCCCTGCCTCCTCTTCTGATGTGGGCATGGGCTCCATCTACCCGCTGCACAAACCGGCCCCGGAAGCACAAACAGGAACGGGCCACAACCTGTCAGCCAAGGACAGTGCGGCCGCGAACCTGCTTCTGCTCTCCAAGTCCAAGTCTGCCTCCAGCGAGAAGGACGGCTCTCCGAGCCACAGCGGCCAAGACTCCACTGACACGGAGAGCAACAGCGGTGATCGAGCAGGTGGGGCGGCCCCCGGCCTCATCTACCTGACCAATCACATCACCTCGGGGGTGCGGAATGGCGCGCTGCCCCACGTGAAGGAGGAACAGCACCGACAGTACGAGGCCATCCGAGCAAGCATGGAGATGGCCTCGGAGGGCTTCAAAGTGATGACGGCGGACGGTGAGCAGGTGAGGGCGTACAGGTGTGAACATTGTCGTGTTCTCTTCCTGGACCATGTCATGTACACCATACACATGGGCTGCCACGGCTTCAGAGACCCCTTTGAATGCAATCTCTGTGGCCATCGCAGTCAAGACCGATATGAGTTCTCTTCTCACATTACACGAGGGGAGCATCGCTACTGA
- the ikzf1 gene encoding DNA-binding protein Ikaros isoform X3 — MLGWNEEVQWRGEGLRAQLHGAAVLRPSAHGAGDSWKNFILQTQGIAEYLHRMETEEAQEMAPMPGRDSPPANEGAEEAEEPMAVPEDLSAGSAHQQHDRGDKGERPFQCSQCGASFTQKGNLLRHIKLHSGEKPFKCHLCSYACRRRDALSGHLRTHSVGKPHKCAYCGRSYKQRSSLEEHKERCHNYLQCMGLQNSIYTVVKEESSQNEQREDLSQTGSDRALVLDRLANNVAKRKSTMPQKFVGEKRLSDLSYDGAPGELIQPHVIDQAINSAISYLGAESLRPLVQPSPASSSDVGMGSIYPLHKPAPEAQTGTGHNLSAKDSAAANLLLLSKSKSASSEKDGSPSHSGQDSTDTESNSGDRAGGAAPGLIYLTNHITSGVRNGALPHVKEEQHRQYEAIRASMEMASEGFKVMTADGEQVRAYRCEHCRVLFLDHVMYTIHMGCHGFRDPFECNLCGHRSQDRYEFSSHITRGEHRY; from the exons ATGTTGGGCTGGAACGAGGAAGTGCAGTGGAGAGGGGAGGGACTGAGGGCGCAGCTCCATGGGGCCGCGGTGCTGCGACCTTCTGCACATGGAGCCGGGGACAGTTGGAAGAACTTCATACTGCAAACTCAAGGAATAGCAG AGTACTTGCACCGCATGGAGACAGAGGAGGCCCAGGAAATGGCCCCAATGCCAG GCCGAGACAGCCCCCCTGCCAACGAAGGGGCCGAGGAGGCAGAGGAGCCCATGGCTGTCCCAGAGGACCTGTCGGCGGGCTCCGCCCACCAGCAGCACGACAGAGGGGACAAAG GAGAACGTCCCTTCCAGTGCAGCCAGTGCGGTGCTTCTTTCACCCAGAAGGGCAACCTGCTGCGTCACATCAAGCTCCACTCTGGAGAGAAACCCTTCAAGTGTCACCTTTGCAGTTATGCCTGTCGCAGGAGGGACGCTCTCTCCGGACACCTGCGCACCCACTCTG tcGGAAAACCCCACAAGTGCGCTTACTGCGGGCGGAGTTACAAGCAGCGCAGCTCCCTGGAGGAGCACAAGGAGAGATGTCACAACTACCTCCAATGCATGGGGCTGCAGAACAGCATCTACACAG TAGTAAAGGAAGAAAGCAGCCAGAATGAACAGAGGGAAGACTTAAGCCAGACGGGATCTGACAGAGCTTTGGTGCTAGACAGGCTAGCTAATAATGTAGCTAAGCGTAAGAGCACTATGCCACAGAAGTTTGTGG GTGAAAAGCGCCTGTCAGACCTCTCCTACGACGGAGCGCCAGGCGAGCTGATTCAGCCCCACGTCATCGACCAGGCCATCAACAGTGCCATCAGCTACCTGGGGGCAGAGTCGCTCCGGCCCCTGGTCCAGCCCTCCCCTGCCTCCTCTTCTGATGTGGGCATGGGCTCCATCTACCCGCTGCACAAACCGGCCCCGGAAGCACAAACAGGAACGGGCCACAACCTGTCAGCCAAGGACAGTGCGGCCGCGAACCTGCTTCTGCTCTCCAAGTCCAAGTCTGCCTCCAGCGAGAAGGACGGCTCTCCGAGCCACAGCGGCCAAGACTCCACTGACACGGAGAGCAACAGCGGTGATCGAGCAGGTGGGGCGGCCCCCGGCCTCATCTACCTGACCAATCACATCACCTCGGGGGTGCGGAATGGCGCGCTGCCCCACGTGAAGGAGGAACAGCACCGACAGTACGAGGCCATCCGAGCAAGCATGGAGATGGCCTCGGAGGGCTTCAAAGTGATGACGGCGGACGGTGAGCAGGTGAGGGCGTACAGGTGTGAACATTGTCGTGTTCTCTTCCTGGACCATGTCATGTACACCATACACATGGGCTGCCACGGCTTCAGAGACCCCTTTGAATGCAATCTCTGTGGCCATCGCAGTCAAGACCGATATGAGTTCTCTTCTCACATTACACGAGGGGAGCATCGCTACTGA
- the ikzf1 gene encoding DNA-binding protein Ikaros isoform X6: MLGWNEEVQWRGEGLRAQLHGAAVLRPSAHGAGDSWKNFILQTQGIAEYLHRMETEEAQEMAPMPGRDSPPANEGAEEAEEPMAVPEDLSAGSAHQQHDRGDKGERPFQCSQCGASFTQKGNLLRHIKLHSGEKPFKCHLCSYACRRRDALSGHLRTHSVGKPHKCAYCGRSYKQRSSLEEHKERCHNYLQCMGLQNSIYTGEKRLSDLSYDGAPGELIQPHVIDQAINSAISYLGAESLRPLVQPSPASSSDVGMGSIYPLHKPAPEAQTGTGHNLSAKDSAAANLLLLSKSKSASSEKDGSPSHSGQDSTDTESNSGDRAGGAAPGLIYLTNHITSGVRNGALPHVKEEQHRQYEAIRASMEMASEGFKVMTADGEQVRAYRCEHCRVLFLDHVMYTIHMGCHGFRDPFECNLCGHRSQDRYEFSSHITRGEHRY, encoded by the exons ATGTTGGGCTGGAACGAGGAAGTGCAGTGGAGAGGGGAGGGACTGAGGGCGCAGCTCCATGGGGCCGCGGTGCTGCGACCTTCTGCACATGGAGCCGGGGACAGTTGGAAGAACTTCATACTGCAAACTCAAGGAATAGCAG AGTACTTGCACCGCATGGAGACAGAGGAGGCCCAGGAAATGGCCCCAATGCCAG GCCGAGACAGCCCCCCTGCCAACGAAGGGGCCGAGGAGGCAGAGGAGCCCATGGCTGTCCCAGAGGACCTGTCGGCGGGCTCCGCCCACCAGCAGCACGACAGAGGGGACAAAG GAGAACGTCCCTTCCAGTGCAGCCAGTGCGGTGCTTCTTTCACCCAGAAGGGCAACCTGCTGCGTCACATCAAGCTCCACTCTGGAGAGAAACCCTTCAAGTGTCACCTTTGCAGTTATGCCTGTCGCAGGAGGGACGCTCTCTCCGGACACCTGCGCACCCACTCTG tcGGAAAACCCCACAAGTGCGCTTACTGCGGGCGGAGTTACAAGCAGCGCAGCTCCCTGGAGGAGCACAAGGAGAGATGTCACAACTACCTCCAATGCATGGGGCTGCAGAACAGCATCTACACAG GTGAAAAGCGCCTGTCAGACCTCTCCTACGACGGAGCGCCAGGCGAGCTGATTCAGCCCCACGTCATCGACCAGGCCATCAACAGTGCCATCAGCTACCTGGGGGCAGAGTCGCTCCGGCCCCTGGTCCAGCCCTCCCCTGCCTCCTCTTCTGATGTGGGCATGGGCTCCATCTACCCGCTGCACAAACCGGCCCCGGAAGCACAAACAGGAACGGGCCACAACCTGTCAGCCAAGGACAGTGCGGCCGCGAACCTGCTTCTGCTCTCCAAGTCCAAGTCTGCCTCCAGCGAGAAGGACGGCTCTCCGAGCCACAGCGGCCAAGACTCCACTGACACGGAGAGCAACAGCGGTGATCGAGCAGGTGGGGCGGCCCCCGGCCTCATCTACCTGACCAATCACATCACCTCGGGGGTGCGGAATGGCGCGCTGCCCCACGTGAAGGAGGAACAGCACCGACAGTACGAGGCCATCCGAGCAAGCATGGAGATGGCCTCGGAGGGCTTCAAAGTGATGACGGCGGACGGTGAGCAGGTGAGGGCGTACAGGTGTGAACATTGTCGTGTTCTCTTCCTGGACCATGTCATGTACACCATACACATGGGCTGCCACGGCTTCAGAGACCCCTTTGAATGCAATCTCTGTGGCCATCGCAGTCAAGACCGATATGAGTTCTCTTCTCACATTACACGAGGGGAGCATCGCTACTGA
- the ikzf1 gene encoding DNA-binding protein Ikaros isoform X5: METEEAQEMAPMPGRDSPPANEGAEEAEEPMAVPEDLSAGSAHQQHDRGDKACNIKVEARSDEENGLSCDMNGVEEEECAEDLRVIDASGVKVNGSQPSPQAKVFSSAGGIRLSNGKLKCDICGIVCIGPNVLMVHKRSHTGERPFQCSQCGASFTQKGNLLRHIKLHSGEKPFKCHLCSYACRRRDALSGHLRTHSVGKPHKCAYCGRSYKQRSSLEEHKERCHNYLQCMGLQNSIYTVVKEESSQNEQREDLSQTGSDRALVLDRLANNVAKRKSTMPQKFVGEKRLSDLSYDGAPGELIQPHVIDQAINSAISYLGAESLRPLVQPSPASSSDVGMGSIYPLHKPAPEAQTGTGHNLSAKDSAAANLLLLSKSKSASSEKDGSPSHSGQDSTDTESNSGDRAGGAAPGLIYLTNHITSGVRNGALPHVKEEQHRQYEAIRASMEMASEGFKVMTADGEQVRAYRCEHCRVLFLDHVMYTIHMGCHGFRDPFECNLCGHRSQDRYEFSSHITRGEHRY, encoded by the exons ATGGAGACAGAGGAGGCCCAGGAAATGGCCCCAATGCCAG GCCGAGACAGCCCCCCTGCCAACGAAGGGGCCGAGGAGGCAGAGGAGCCCATGGCTGTCCCAGAGGACCTGTCGGCGGGCTCCGCCCACCAGCAGCACGACAGAGGGGACAAAG CCTGTAACATTAAAGTTGAGGCTCGCAGTGATGAGGAGAATGGGCTGTCCTGTGACATGAATggcgtggaggaggaggagtgcgCGGAAGACTTGCGCGTGATCGATGCCTCGGGGGTCAAGGTGAACGGCTCACAGCCGAGTCCCCAAGCCAAGGTCTTCTCCTCGGCTGGTGGCATCCGGCTGTCCAACGGGAAGCTCAAGTGCGATATCTGTGGGATAGTTTGTATTGGCCCCAATGTGTTGATGGTGCACAAGCGAAGCCACACTG GAGAACGTCCCTTCCAGTGCAGCCAGTGCGGTGCTTCTTTCACCCAGAAGGGCAACCTGCTGCGTCACATCAAGCTCCACTCTGGAGAGAAACCCTTCAAGTGTCACCTTTGCAGTTATGCCTGTCGCAGGAGGGACGCTCTCTCCGGACACCTGCGCACCCACTCTG tcGGAAAACCCCACAAGTGCGCTTACTGCGGGCGGAGTTACAAGCAGCGCAGCTCCCTGGAGGAGCACAAGGAGAGATGTCACAACTACCTCCAATGCATGGGGCTGCAGAACAGCATCTACACAG TAGTAAAGGAAGAAAGCAGCCAGAATGAACAGAGGGAAGACTTAAGCCAGACGGGATCTGACAGAGCTTTGGTGCTAGACAGGCTAGCTAATAATGTAGCTAAGCGTAAGAGCACTATGCCACAGAAGTTTGTGG GTGAAAAGCGCCTGTCAGACCTCTCCTACGACGGAGCGCCAGGCGAGCTGATTCAGCCCCACGTCATCGACCAGGCCATCAACAGTGCCATCAGCTACCTGGGGGCAGAGTCGCTCCGGCCCCTGGTCCAGCCCTCCCCTGCCTCCTCTTCTGATGTGGGCATGGGCTCCATCTACCCGCTGCACAAACCGGCCCCGGAAGCACAAACAGGAACGGGCCACAACCTGTCAGCCAAGGACAGTGCGGCCGCGAACCTGCTTCTGCTCTCCAAGTCCAAGTCTGCCTCCAGCGAGAAGGACGGCTCTCCGAGCCACAGCGGCCAAGACTCCACTGACACGGAGAGCAACAGCGGTGATCGAGCAGGTGGGGCGGCCCCCGGCCTCATCTACCTGACCAATCACATCACCTCGGGGGTGCGGAATGGCGCGCTGCCCCACGTGAAGGAGGAACAGCACCGACAGTACGAGGCCATCCGAGCAAGCATGGAGATGGCCTCGGAGGGCTTCAAAGTGATGACGGCGGACGGTGAGCAGGTGAGGGCGTACAGGTGTGAACATTGTCGTGTTCTCTTCCTGGACCATGTCATGTACACCATACACATGGGCTGCCACGGCTTCAGAGACCCCTTTGAATGCAATCTCTGTGGCCATCGCAGTCAAGACCGATATGAGTTCTCTTCTCACATTACACGAGGGGAGCATCGCTACTGA